In Streptomyces sp. 71268, the DNA window ACGGACCCACCCTCGCCTACCAGGGCGGCCCGCGTCGCCTCGCCGCCGAACTCGACGCCGCCTGGCGCGACTGGCAACAGGCCGGCTCGCCCACGGTGTACGACTTCGGCATGACCCGCACCCGCGAGGAACAGTACGTCTGGAGCGGCGACCCGGCGACGGGCAGACGGTGGTGGGTCGAGCGGGAGCTGCCGCCGGCTGAGGGGTGACGGTTGGGTGTCGGTGCCCCTGGTCAGCGCGCGGTGACAGGTACACCGGGCTCGCCGCCTACGTGGCCAGACCGACCCGGCGCGCCATCTCCAGCAGGCGAGGCCGCGTGCGCTGGTTGAGGACGAAGAGAACGCGAATGACCTCGCGGCTCATCGGGTGCACCGCGGCCATCTCCGGGGCCACGGCGAAGGCCTGCCCCAGTGCTCGTTCGGCCTCCTCGTACCCGCGTACCGCGAGGTGGGCACGGGCGGCGTCGATGGCCAGGCGCCCCACCCGCGTGGGGCGGAGGCCGGCGGGCGGGGAACTCAGCAGGGGTGTCGCCATCCGCGCCGCGTCGGCCGGCTTGTCCAACTCGATGTGGGCGGCCAGCTCGTAGAGGGCGACGTTGCCGGGCCCGAACGTCAGGTTGTGCGCGAGCACGTCCCTCGGGAGTTGTTCCGCCAGCGCCTTGGCCTTGGTGACGTGCGCCTCGGTCGCTGCGGCATCCCGGTGCCGCGAGGCGAGGACGACGCCGCGCAGGTGCAGCGAACCCAGGGAGACCAGCCGCTCGGGCGTGGTCCCGAGAGCGTGCGTGGCTCGCTCGTACGCGCTGATGGCCCGCTCGATGACGGCCAGCCCGTCGTCGTACTGCCCGGCGGTCTGGTACGTGCCGGCCTCGTTCCACGCCGCGGACGCCTCGACGTCCGGGGCCCACGCCTGCCGGGCTGCCCACATCTGTCGGGAGACGATCATGTCGGCGAGGTCGGCCTGCCCGAGCCGGTGGGCTACGCCGTACGCACACCCGTACAGGTCGGCCACCTGTGCCCAGACCGTCGCGTCCCCGGGGGCCTCGAACGCGCTCGCCGTGGCCTGGCCCAGCAGCTTGGGCAGCAGCGCCAGCAGGTCCAGGTAGCGGGTCCGCGCCCGCAGGTCCACCGCCTCGCGTACCGCGCTGAGCAAGGCCGCGGGCGGTAGCGCGTCCTCGCGGGGCAGGGTGTGCCGGCGAACGGCCGCACGGAGCACGTCGAGCCCTTCGGCCTGCTGCGACGTGTCGGCGAACGGCTGTCCGTAGACCCGGGCGGTCGTGATGCGCATGGCCGCCGCAACTGCGGCGACGAACTGCGGAGTCGCGGGCCGCAGGCCGGTCTCCACCTTGCTGAGATAGCTCACCGAGAACCCACTGCGCTTCGCGAGCTTGGCCTGTCCGATGCCCCGCGCTTTGCGGAGGACGGCGATGTTCTCTCCGGGCGTTGGCGGCGTGTCCGCCGTGGTGCTGCTCATGGGGGGAGTTTCCCATCGTAGGGGCCTGCCATAGCCCACTCATCCCACCCAGTTGTGCAAGATCAGTGTGAACTGATCTTGAAATGCGCCAGTTGACTCTCGTGACGACCGGATGACGGACGGTAGCGGGGAGCGGCTCCATGCCACAGATGCTCAGTCAACTGTGTTCTCGTGCAGGGACGGTGACATGACAGCCATGGGTTCACGTCGAGTGCGTGTACCGGACGACGCTTCCAGCGGTCAGTCCGCTGGCATCGCACACGACCTCGGCGCGCGCAACGCCGTGCTCACCGGACAGCACACCGTACGGACCGCGCTGGGCTGCGTGCTGCGGTTCTTCCTCGCGGACGTCGGGTCCGGCGCCGGGCGCGGGTGGCGGCCGGTGTCGGACTGCGCGTTCCAGCACGCCTACGAGCTGAGCCTGTTCGACCCCGCCGGCCTTGCCGCCGGCGACCTGCGGCCCAACGCGCATCGCGTCCAACTCTCCCTGGACGCGCTGACCGGGCCAGGCAGCTTCCTCTGGTCGGACGGCGCGGACGCGGCCGGGGTGATGACGACCAACGGCAAGGCCCCCGAGGACTGTGGCCTGGGTGTGGAGGAGTGGCGTCGAGGTACGGGAGGGACGGCATGACGGAACGACAGGTACGCGTGAGCCTGTTGGTGTGGCGGCCACGCGACCCCGACCACCCCGGTGACCTCTCGGCGGGCTGGCCGCGCGTGTTGCAGGTCCGTACGGGCGCGGGCCCCTGGCAGGTGCCCAGCGTGTTGCTGCGGGCGGGCGAACCGCTGATGGCCGCGGCGGAACGTACCGCGTACGCACTCGGCCTGACGTTGCCGAACGCCCACCGCGTACTGGCCGTCGACCAGCGGGCGCCCACGGGCCGGGAGCCAGAGGAACTGATCGTCATCGTCGACGGTGGCTGGGTGGCCGGCGATGACGTTCCCGCGCCGGACGGGGCCCGCT includes these proteins:
- a CDS encoding helix-turn-helix transcriptional regulator, which encodes MSSTTADTPPTPGENIAVLRKARGIGQAKLAKRSGFSVSYLSKVETGLRPATPQFVAAVAAAMRITTARVYGQPFADTSQQAEGLDVLRAAVRRHTLPREDALPPAALLSAVREAVDLRARTRYLDLLALLPKLLGQATASAFEAPGDATVWAQVADLYGCAYGVAHRLGQADLADMIVSRQMWAARQAWAPDVEASAAWNEAGTYQTAGQYDDGLAVIERAISAYERATHALGTTPERLVSLGSLHLRGVVLASRHRDAAATEAHVTKAKALAEQLPRDVLAHNLTFGPGNVALYELAAHIELDKPADAARMATPLLSSPPAGLRPTRVGRLAIDAARAHLAVRGYEEAERALGQAFAVAPEMAAVHPMSREVIRVLFVLNQRTRPRLLEMARRVGLAT